The Pseudorasbora parva isolate DD20220531a chromosome 21, ASM2467924v1, whole genome shotgun sequence sequence AGACATTCATGATCATATCTGTTACATATTCCTTCAAATTGTTGTGGGATGGTGGTGTTTATCAGCTCAGGTTATGGAGAGGGTGAAGCTGGTGTCTTTACCTACAAGCAAGAATTGGACCTTTGGCCCAAATGACATTGAAGAACTAATCTTCATGCTTAGCGACAGTCCAGGAATCATGTGTCGACCTTCTCGAGTAAGACAGATGTTTGCATCCAGGGCTTGTCGCAAATCGGTAAGTGCAGCTAGTTTTTCTTCCAGTCAGGAATATTTTGCAACTCTGTTCTAACCCCCCTTTGTGAACCcaaataaaaacatgtaaaGATCAGAGTCTGGGAttgagacatttttgtggtctttaaaaagttttatatGAACAATGTGTGAATGTTTTTCTGTTTGCTCAGGTGATGGTTGGCACTGCCCTCAACATCAGTGAAATGAAGAAACTTGTACTTCACATGGGAGAAATTGAACAGCCCTGGAATTGTCCACATGGTAGACCCACCATGAGACACCTTGCTAATCTGGATATGGTTTCTCCTGACTGAAACACTTTATTTTTGCTATGTTTGGCTGTGAATTTTATATTGACTGTCAAACACTATTGTTTTAATTAaggattttattattatttgtataataaagtGTCTTTCTCATATTGATTTTCATGTTGTGTTTGAAGCTTTATTGCCGTAATTCTTTatctaattatttaaaatgagtaaacatttttaaaggtgcaATCTATAACCCCCTAGTGCTTGTAGAAATTatgaataattaatttaaagggacacaaaaattaaaattgtctaTTTACTCACCCATATgacgttccaaacctgtaaaacTTAGGTAttttaacaaatatattgtGCTGTTTATCCATGCAGTGGAAGTCAtggttcacaaaaaaaaaaaagaagtttggcCCCTCTAACTTGCCATACTGTATACCATTGCTTAGCAACCGAGACCGTGTTTCTATGTGCACTCCACTGAGGTGCATGCTAGTTGGTGAACTAGCTAATATTTCTGACAATCTCTATGGGTGATGGCTAAAGGACACAGAATGAAAAATTCTATCCTATCTACACCAGAACCATCGTTAAGTAAAGCGTCAGGACAGTCCCCCACGTCCAGTTTAGCGTCGGGGTACGTCACAAAGCCTGACAATGGACAAGACTCGACCTCTGCTCCGCGCACGAAGGACCCTCGAGCAATCAATGAGCATGATCAGTGCCGTAAAGTCCCTATTCTTCACCATATAATCGTGGAAAGGTTAGACATTCTTGCGAAATGATATCGATCAGATATTTGTTGACAAATATTGTTTTGTAGTGTTTGGGATTTTTCTCTCAGATATGAAGGTGATAAGTGTGGAGAAATGTTTCACGGAGAAGGTGTCGCTTATTTTCAAGGTGGCCACATTTACAAGGTGAGTGTTGAACGATACATTATGACCCAGCTTTTATTTAGACCcagtattaaaatgtaaatctaatgtATTAAACTTTTATTAAGAACATTGACTAACTATTGTACATTTTATATTACTCAACAGAAATTttgttataattaaaataattgtgaATGTTGAAAGGGAGGAAAGATGAACATTTAGACATCACAAaactaaatgctttttttttttttttcctgactTGAAATACTTTCAGGGAACTCCAGTAGACCACACATTCTgcttaaattcaacataaacaTTGTTTCATTAACTTATTTCTATAATTTTGCATTTATTAGGGTAGTTTTTCACATGGGTTAATGCATGGCTCTGGTGAATATATCTGGTCAGACGGTTTAAAGTATCAGGTATGTAAAGAGTTCTAGAAGTCATTcagttgtttaaaaaataacatggAAATTTACATTAGATTGGATTGGATAAGTCACATACAACccactgttttaattacaaGTTTTCTGAATTAcaagtgtgttttgtttttgagcAATTCATTATTCAATGAGAAATTAACTGTTGCATTCGGCAGGgtgattttaaattaaatgttcccATGGGAAAAGGGACTTACACCTGGCTAGATGGCAGCACTTATGAGGGGGAGGTACACCGAGGTGTCCGTCATGGTGTCGGTGTGTACAAATGTTTCAAAACCACTACTGTGTACAGAGGTCAGTGGTATCTGGGCAAAAGACAAGGGCAGGTACGCATCACACATCCATTGTCTCAATTTCCTTCACATGCCAATTTTCCTTCACAAATATCTTTATTGGTGTCTTGTGATGCTTACAGGGGGTAATGTACTATAACCGAGAATCGACATCATGGTACAAAGGAGATTGGGTGAACAACCGCAGAGAGGGCTGGGGAAAGCGGTGGTATGTGATAGTAAtaatttctttataaataaatatatatttttctttataaatTTATATTTGAAGGAAATATATTTGTTTCCCATTAAGTTACCCATCTGGCAATGTGTACGAAGGACAATGGAGGAACAATGTTCGACATGGAGAAGGAACAATGAGATGGGTTCAGTTTGATCAGCAATACGGAGGACAGTGGGTAGATGGCATCCAGGTCTGTCATTTACTAACTTTGCCCTTATTTTTAgggtcatttttaaaaataattttgtattgaaAGTTTTAGTTTCTTATTTAATGTAGAATGGAAGAGGAACGCACACATGGTTCTGTAAAAGAGGTCCATGCTCTCAATACCCTCGAATGAATGAGTACACGGGAGAATTCGTTCAGGGGATGCGTCATGGTCAAGGAAAATTCTCATATGCCAGTGGGGCTGTGTATAGTGGAGAGTGGAAACATGACAAAAAACATGGACAGGTAAACCGCCTTTCAAACAATGAAGATGTGAGATTGTTGTGTGATTCCAACACTACAGATGGTCTTTTGCAGGGGAGGTACACTTTTGAAAATGGACGGGTTTATGAAGGGGAGTTTAATAAGGACTGCATGGCTGAATTTCCTGCCTTCACTCCTGGCCTGAGTGGAATTACGACTCCTTTTCCAGACGAGAGTAAAGTATTAAGTAAAATATTCATGACCAGcagtaataaatattattagatCTCcaaaatacttgattctgatcaATTAATAACTGctaaatttaaatgtatagtttaatatttatatataaatgtagtactttttacatttattatgatttttttatttatagggtaacactttaaaacaatggtcattagttaacattaattaactacattagttaacatgaactaataatgaactgcacttataaagcatttatttatctttgttaatgttattttaaacaattactaatacatttttaaaaccttgttaacattattaatgcactgtaaactaacatgaacaaaccatgaagtgtatttttaataactaatgttaacaaagatgaacaaaataGTAACAAATGAAcggctcatggttagttcatgttagtaaATACATTAACTAGTTTTAACTGagcattattctaaagtgttaccatttagGGTTATATTGCTATGTAGTTAACTATATAGTTACGTTGAACaggtgtacctaataaagtAGCCAGTGAGTGTATATGGTATTATAATTATACAAGAAACTCCAAAACAGCATACATTCATAAATACAGAAAAATTATAAATGAATTCATGGCAAAACATTACTTTTCAGTCTATCATTTTCATTCAGTTCCTAAAATACTGAGTCATTCagtcattttcaataaaacttcATCTATTagctaattatataattttgccTACTAATAAGTTTAAATGTATGAAAACAGTATGTCTAACGGTAAGAAaccttatttttaaacaaactaAGCATAAAAGTGAATCAATGTAAGTTATAGTGCTGGTCTAATAAATATCTAATTTGACAGTTCCATCAAATGACCTGAAACAGCCTCACATTGGACATCCTCATTGAGccctgaataaataaataaaaactctaATAGACAATAATGTCCATAAATAGCAGGACAATGTAACGTCAGACATTGATTCTTAAAAAAAACCCTTTGGATGTTACAAGTCTCTGATTCGATTAACTTATCAGAAGTTTTGTTTTAGTGCAAAAATCAGCGGGTGACGGTATCTATTATACATGGTTTAATACTGTTTACTTACATACAATATGTACAGTatggcgttttttttttttttttttctaaaattgTTTATCTCTGTTCATTAGATGATTCATCCAAGACATCTTCTCAGTCCAGCACAAACTCACCGCTCGGATCTGACATGGTTTTAAACATCCAGACCCTGTTAGAGAGAGTTCCTGAGGCCCACAGAGATCAAGAACTCAAACAGGTTTTTAGCCATATTTGAGATGAAATCTTGTTTAAAAGGTAAATCCAGAGCCAAATCTGTATTGGTGTGCTGTGTAactattattttatatacatcTGTGCAGGTGGAATTTGCAGTGCTGAGACACATTGGTTTGTTAAGGGAAATATATAGCTTCTACAGCAGCCTTGGACATGAGCTATCTCCAGACAAAatattcccactgacccacctGCAGTTCTCTCGATTTCTCATGGACTGTAAAGTTCACCAGCATGGAGTCACGCAAGCGCAAATAGATTGTCTCATCACTGGTAATGTCTGTAAGCACTGCAGTCTTACtttgagttgttgttgtttttaaatttgTGATTAGTAATCAACGTTTGGCTTGTTGTCACTGTCTGAATCCAGATCAGGTTCATTCTCCTTTCACTGCCATTCTACCGAGAGAGTGTATCAGCTATATTATCATTGTAGCATATCATATTTGCCATAAAGATATTGAGTGAGTATTCTCCTACAACGATAGGGTTGttctttatgtttttaaaagttttcATCTAATCACAGTCACTCGTCGTTTCAGGTCATCTAATAACATACTCGCTGCATGTTTATCAAAGCTCATGAGGCAGAACATCATTCCCAATGCAATGAATGTGAAAGGTAGAGAAATATGGattgtattattaaaaatggtCCCAGTTAGAtatagggtgcgttcacacttgtagttcggttcgtttggttagtttggtccggaccaaaaaacaaaaacaaacataatagtcctggtccgcttagcgttcacacgggcatttttaacagcgaacctaaagttaccgaaccaaaggcacagggagacggccacaacctgattggtcggcttatatgacgtaggagctcgtttaccgaacatgcaaaacaatgctgtgtgcggattacacgtgcgggcattttatgcgtgtacatatggcattattttttaccagagaactcattaagagctcatgaaatgttcacaacattcaaaacaacgctgtgtgctggattaaacgcgatcattttatgcgtgtaacacatatggcattattttttaccagagaactcatgaagagctcatgaaatgttcaaaacaaagctgtgtgctggattaaacgcggtcATTTTATGcttgtacatgtggcattatttttacccgctgagaactcatgaagagctcataaaacattcaagcaggatttcctccgttgtgcagaaaagagtcaggcgtctcttatgcaaaagagacggccgttctgtcgtctgtacctgcttataatgggcaacacaggagctttgatgagaagagccaggtatgctttttgtgcgttttttctagcattatcgaaacatgctcgtctgaccaaatattgattaggctcttcctcgttgctctacgtttgccctctaacgttaaagttactcattttggataacgtacaccgatctttccgcgtcgtcaaatcagctgcattatgcgtggcatcttgtgacattatacatccggtttttggtccgtttacatgtctttggtccgtgttgtgttcatatatcaatcgaaccgcaccagagttcgtttggaagcggaccgagacccatctttttagcggtctcggtccgcttgtttggtgcgcaccagggttcggatggcagcgttcacatatgttcaaatgaaccgcactaaccgagcaaccgcaccagggttcgttttaatcgaaccaaacatgacaagtgtgaacgcacccatagacatattgttattttttaattataaatctATCTTATTTTTTAGGCTCTCTGTTCTGCCATCCTGTCCATGCTTCGGTTGCATGTCACTACTCAGACAGATGCTGGGAAATTTATCAGGCCCTGTGTAAAGCAAATTCAATCCAGCCTGACCAAACCTTGACTGCAAGGCAATTTGTCTGGTTGCTCAAGGTAACAGGGCTCTCACTTTATAGTCTCACCTTTTTAAGAATTATTCCCACATAATTCTTATGCATAGTCCTGTTCACAGGACCTCTGTCTATATGACAGTGAGCTAACAGTGTCCAAAGTGTTAGAGATCCTCTCTGTGGATAGCCCTGCAATTCATGATGGAATCTACAGCAACCTGGACTTGGAGGTCAGTAGCTGAACTCATATCATAGACTATAGCTATAGAAATATGGTGAACTCCTTTTacttacagtattgttcaaaataatagcagtacaatgtgactaaccagaataatcaaggtttttcgtatatttttttattactacgtggcaaacaagttaccagtaggttcagtagattctcagaaaacaaatgagacccagcattcatgatatgcacgctcttaaggctgtgcaattgggcaattagttgaattagttgaaaggggtgtgttcaaaaaaatagcagtgtggcattcaatcactgaggtcatcaattttgtgaagaaacaggtgtgaatcaggtggcccctatttaaggatgaagccaacacttgttgaacatgcatttgaaagctgaggaaaatgggtcgttcaagacattgttcagaagaacagcgtactttgattaaaaagttgattagagaggggaaaacctataaagaggtgcaaaaaatgataggctgttcagctaaaatgatctccaatgccttaaaatggagagcaaaaccagagagacgtggaagaaaatagaagacaaccatcaaaatggatagaagaataaccagaatggcaaaggctcagccaatgatctcctccaggatgatcaaagacagtctggagttacctgtaagtactgtgacagttagaagacgtctgtgtgaagctaatctattttcaagaatcccccgcaaaggccctctgttaaaaaaaaggcatgtccagaagaggttacaatttgccaaagaacacatcaactggcctaaagagaaatggaggaacattttgtggactgatgagagtaaaattgttctttttgggtccaagggccacaggcagtttgtgagacgacccccaaaactctgaattcaagccacagtacacagtgaagacagtgaagcatggaggtgcaagcatcatgatatgggcatgtttctcctactatggtgttgggcctattaatcgcataccagggatcatggatcagtttgcatatgttaaaatacttgaagaggtcatgttgccctatgctgaagagaacatgcccttgaaacggttgtttcaacaagacaatgacccaaaacacactagtaaacgggcaaagtcttggttccaaaccaacaaaattaatgttatggagtggccagctcaatctccagaccttaatccaattgagaacttgtggggtgatatcaaaaatgctgtttctgaagcaaaaccaagaaatgtgaatgaattgtggaatgttgttaaagaatcatggagtggaataacagctgagaggtgccaccagttggttgactccatgccacacagatgtcaagcagttttaaaaaactgtggtcatacaactaaatattagtttagtgattcacaggattgctaaatcccagaaaaaaaaatgtttgtacaaaatagttttgagtttgtacagtcaaaggtagacactgctatttttttgaacacacccctttcaactaattgcccaattgcacagccttaagagcgtgcatatcatgaatgctgggtcttgtttgttttctgacaatctactgaacctactggtaacttgtttgccacgtagcaataaaaaatatactaaaaaccttgattattctggttagtcacattgtactgctattattttgaacaagactgtatatgacTGGGAGAAACTGCAACATAGGGTGGAATACGTCCCGACTTCTTAGGAAAAGAAGCCAATCGCTGATTATTCAAGTCATTACGTCACTATAGCTGCTGTTAGAAGTTCACGCTTGGTACTGCACATTGGCTGGCCTAGCCTGAAAAAATAGTATAAAATGATAGGACTTGGTCTTGGAGTTGTTGCAAATATGGTCGTAGAGTGAACAGACTTTCCTTGAAAGGGACTTTGCTCATATTTTTTTGcttgatattattttaaattgatatGGCAAATGATTTTGGTTGTAGATGAGCTTTCTGGAGTTCTTTGAGGCATTGTTGGGCTGCGCTGAGGTGAAAGGCCAGATAATCCAAACTGATGTTCAGAGCCAGACTGACACAAGCCATTGGGACGACACAGCGCTGAATATTACAGAGTGGAGTTCACTTCGGGTCTGTGCTGCCTCTCCTACTGTCCCAGATCACTGATTTATAGTTACATAATTTAAATGGGTTGTTTTTTTCAATCTGAGATTTGTATCACATTTATTGTTTCATATCACTCAGTAACACACTTCTGTGGATTATTATCTTAGCTGAGGGGAAAGTTAACCAGACTCTATTAAGGTGCTTTCATCTTTTGAAATGTTTCAGTCAACCCTACCTGAGGAGATGGAGCAAAGACAAAGTCCTGTGCTTGCTTTCAAAGGTTTGACTAAATGTAATTCATGGTCAGTCTTGACACTATATCTGTGGTTTTCAATTAGGAGGCCTTAGCAAACTTCTAAAAGGGCCTCAAGATGacttaaaataagacaaaataaacatCAAGGGTTGTACAATTCTGAACAATGTTTGAAACATTGTATAGCTAGTACTTACATTATTGCCTTTGCTTCTTGTATTTCTCATGTAGAAGTAATTTTAAAGCATAAGTTACAAGAATACCAAATGAGGTAGGCtaaatttaaaggtcccgttcttcacgattccatctttcaaactttagttagtgtgtaatgttgctgttagagcataaataatacctgtaaaattataaagctcaaagttcaatgccaagcgagatattttatttaacagaagttccctttcaaagcctacagcgaacggccggtttggactacagcaggaagtgcagggatgtaatgacgtcactagaaccgtttgttgactaaccctccgtccacaagaacacgcaaaaaaaggggccgtggtcttgttgctctcccacgtggagaagagcgcacattcagcgcttgcgTCTCCTTGTAGGCGGGATATCCTTGTTAtactttccgggcaaagtgcgctaagctgctgtccaatcacaacacgggaagcgctggcccaatcagaactcgttacgtatttctgaaggaggaacttcatagaacaaggaaatcatcaggccgtttttaggacagagaaaacagcgctttacagataagtaaacattttttcacgcaaaacatgaactcatgttatattgcacactgtaaacataatcaaagcttcgaaaacacgcaaagaatgggacctttaaaagtgTCAACTGGACAGTTCATGTAAATTAATGCATTCTTAGTTATTATGCAAAgctctgatattttattataaattgagTTTAGaatcctaatatttttaattacataattaaaaaaaaacctttacagAAACAAAAGTTGGAGTTGattaaaacagattttgaaaataaaaaaggtcACCTTTGAGTGCAAAATGTTAAGAACCACTGCACTATATTGATTAATCAACTAGCATGTGTAAGGTAACTACAATTGCTACAGCTCTAGCTAGTCTCAGATTACAGTGAtagtacttaaagggttagttcatccaaaaattaaaattatttcattaattactcaccctcatgttgttggacacccgtaagaccttcgttcatcttcagaacacaaatgaagatatttttgttgaaagctgatggctgagaaaggcttcagaaaggcctccactgGCCTTCAGTatattcccactcacaagacccataaaggcactaaacacatcgatacaaagtccatctcactacagtggctgtacaataatttgcTACGATTATACAATGCGACTAAAATAGTTAatacaatttataaaaataataatttttatttttgggtgaactaacccttcaatgTGTCTCTTCCACAAACCATAAATGTCATACAATGCATTTCTCTACATCTGATTTATCCCTAATAGTGGACTAATTTCATATCCTCAGAGAAGGACTGGATGCAGAAAACACAGCAGTTCTTCGTTCAGATCTTCTTCCCTGCATATGAGCACAGCGTGAAGCTGGAGGAGAGACTCAGActgacagaaaaaaacacaactgCGTTTGCAGATGCTGACAAAGCAAGGTATTTAAAACATCCCCCATATTCTAAgaaatatttgatatttgaagccaaaacattttataatttaCAATTACAGAGAGCTCGAGGCTGAGGAGAGACAAGACGAAGATAGAGAAAGAGAGGTTCTAAACACTGCTCGCCCACCTTCTCCCATGACCCCTGTGACCTCTACCACGTCTGTCATTTCAAAACAGTCACTCATCAGCGGGGATAAGAAAAAGTAAATTCTTAGAATGGAAGTACATCGTTTTGCCTCGTTAAAAATGTGTGAAgggcaataaaataaaataaaaacctatCCACATTCAAAGAGTGAGTGgatgtgcatttatttgtttgtgtgaGGTATAAATGTGATCAGGCCACATTCACACACCGTCTTACTCTCTCCTTCTGCTCTGGGATCAACAGCAACACATTGACATCTGGAACACAACAAGGTTATGGACAAgaatggttaaaaaataaagttacaATGCTGACAACTCTCAGAAGTTGTGATAGAGTAGTGGTTCACACAGTAATGGAAAATGTCTCTGTTACGTATGTAATCCgcattccctgaaggagggaacggagatgttACACCAGTGACTGACAAAATTGGAATTAGCCCTATCACTTTTGAGTGTTAGAAAACGAGCCAACTGTATGGAAAATACCATGGGTTTGCAGAACTTGCATCGTGAACTCCGCCCCACTGCGTGGGTATAACAGAAGCCGTGAGTGCAATCTCACATTgtgttacctgctgaggagggGGGGGCCACACGTCAtaattgacagctgagatcgacgtcttctctgagtgaagttgtcactgaggcactaacactAACATTCgtgtcgtccatattttttttatggtcTATGGGGCTGACCTGCAGGGCATACACTCTGGTGTCGAAATTAGGGATAAAATAGTATGGAAATATCACATCACAGTTATAGTGACCtaaattatcacggttatcaatattatcacggttttgGTCAAATTAGATAAAGTGTTCAAAAAGAACCAATGCACACTGAAAACATATCaacaagttttatatttgaaaatcaacaaacaacaaataaatcaagcagCTCTATGCACTTTTTAAAAGCAAGATTGTATTCTGCGGAATTTCCTTCCTTATATTGGCCTTCGTCAATAGCACCAcataatgcataaataataatttggtgTAAATATAATCTCTAACATTATCTCTATAAATATGTTCAGCAATATTTTTATTAGTGTCCTATCAGCTAAGACACATTTAAATCTATCATATTTTGAGCCCAAACAGTATCCcagtaaaataaatcatatccATATTTTAATATGATTTGACAGTTGATCAAAAATCCAAAAGGTGTGCATTATACCCGACACCTTTGAACCGTTTACAGTCAGTTTTATACAAACGTGCATACCAATGTTgtatgtaactttagagacgGTCCCTAAATTTGCGCATCTTGTACATCAAGCCAACTTTATGCCAGTCATATCATATGCGCTGTGGTTCTTCagtgtttgttttaaacaattttcgctagtgaaatagaacaaaaacatttcACTGTATGCTGAATGAATCTCCTGCGTACATCACACATTCATCTCTGCTTTGAGTGCAGATTTCAGTGAGTGAGAGCTCTGAACGCATCTGATTATTAGACATTGCATTCATAAACTCAAAAGAAACACGTGTGATAGGTTAAAATGCGCAGCGCGATTATAACAGATGGCTTTTGAGAAGCCTaaaataagtaggcctaggTGACTATAGCAACAGCGACGTGAGTGACTGTTACACGACAGAGCCGAAATACACCAAACAAATGGCGGATGttatgtcaagccctgattatTATTCCTTAAATGTCACCCTAGTCGTCCACTTGCCTTGCGGTTCTCAAACCTTAGCAGATTTCAAGTGTCTCCCCTATTACAGCGACTCTTCTGGCATTCTGCTGCAGACAGGGTACCAGAGCATCTTTGATTAATTTTCCCTCAGGACTTTtgtaaaagccaaaatatgGCCACACCTCAGATTT is a genomic window containing:
- the rsph10b gene encoding radial spoke head 10 homolog B isoform X1, translated to MAKGHRMKNSILSTPEPSLSKASGQSPTSSLASGYVTKPDNGQDSTSAPRTKDPRAINEHDQCRKVPILHHIIVERYEGDKCGEMFHGEGVAYFQGGHIYKGSFSHGLMHGSGEYIWSDGLKYQGDFKLNVPMGKGTYTWLDGSTYEGEVHRGVRHGVGVYKCFKTTTVYRGQWYLGKRQGQGVMYYNRESTSWYKGDWVNNRREGWGKRCYPSGNVYEGQWRNNVRHGEGTMRWVQFDQQYGGQWVDGIQNGRGTHTWFCKRGPCSQYPRMNEYTGEFVQGMRHGQGKFSYASGAVYSGEWKHDKKHGQGRYTFENGRVYEGEFNKDCMAEFPAFTPGLSGITTPFPDESKVLNDSSKTSSQSSTNSPLGSDMVLNIQTLLERVPEAHRDQELKQVEFAVLRHIGLLREIYSFYSSLGHELSPDKIFPLTHLQFSRFLMDCKVHQHGVTQAQIDCLITDQVHSPFTAILPRECISYIIIVAYHICHKDIESSNNILAACLSKLMRQNIIPNAMNVKGSLFCHPVHASVACHYSDRCWEIYQALCKANSIQPDQTLTARQFVWLLKDLCLYDSELTVSKVLEILSVDSPAIHDGIYSNLDLEMSFLEFFEALLGCAEVKGQIIQTDVQSQTDTSHWDDTALNITEWSSLRSTLPEEMEQRQSPVLAFKEKDWMQKTQQFFVQIFFPAYEHSVKLEERLRLTEKNTTAFADADKARELEAEERQDEDREREVLNTARPPSPMTPVTSTTSVISKQSLISGDKKK
- the rsph10b gene encoding radial spoke head 10 homolog B isoform X2, translated to MAKGHRMKNSILSTPEPSLSKASGQSPTSSLASGYVTKPDNGQDSTSAPRTKDPRAINEHDQCRKVPILHHIIVERYEGDKCGEMFHGEGVAYFQGGHIYKGSFSHGLMHGSGEYIWSDGLKYQGDFKLNVPMGKGTYTWLDGSTYEGEVHRGVRHGVGVYKCFKTTTVYRGQWYLGKRQGQGVMYYNRESTSWYKGDWVNNRREGWGKRCYPSGNVYEGQWRNNVRHGEGTMRWVQFDQQYGGQWVDGIQNGRGTHTWFCKRGPCSQYPRMNEYTGEFVQGMRHGQGKFSYASGAVYSGEWKHDKKHGQGRYTFENGRVYEGEFNKDCMAEFPAFTPGLSGITTPFPDENDSSKTSSQSSTNSPLGSDMVLNIQTLLERVPEAHRDQELKQVEFAVLRHIGLLREIYSFYSSLGHELSPDKIFPLTHLQFSRFLMDCKVHQHGVTQAQIDCLITDQVHSPFTAILPRECISYIIIVAYHICHKDIESSNNILAACLSKLMRQNIIPNAMNVKGSLFCHPVHASVACHYSDRCWEIYQALCKANSIQPDQTLTARQFVWLLKDLCLYDSELTVSKVLEILSVDSPAIHDGIYSNLDLEMSFLEFFEALLGCAEVKGQIIQTDVQSQTDTSHWDDTALNITEWSSLRSTLPEEMEQRQSPVLAFKEKDWMQKTQQFFVQIFFPAYEHSVKLEERLRLTEKNTTAFADADKARELEAEERQDEDREREVLNTARPPSPMTPVTSTTSVISKQSLISGDKKK
- the rsph10b gene encoding radial spoke head 10 homolog B isoform X3; translated protein: MAKGHRMKNSILSTPEPSLSKASGQSPTSSLASGYVTKPDNGQDSTSAPRTKDPRAINEHDQCRKVPILHHIIVERYEGDKCGEMFHGEGVAYFQGGHIYKGSFSHGLMHGSGEYIWSDGLKYQGDFKLNVPMGKGTYTWLDGSTYEGEVHRGVRHGVGVYKCFKTTTVYRGQWYLGKRQGQGVMYYNRESTSWYKGDWVNNRREGWGKRCYPSGNVYEGQWRNNVRHGEGTMRWVQFDQQYGGQWVDGIQNGRGTHTWFCKRGPCSQYPRMNEYTGEFVQGMRHGQGKFSYASGAVYSGEWKHDKKHGQGRYTFENGRVYEGEFNKDCMAEFPAFTPGLSGITTPFPDESKVLNDSSKTSSQSSTNSPLGSDMVLNIQTLLERVPEAHRDQELKQVEFAVLRHIGLLREIYSFYSSLGHELSPDKIFPLTHLQFSRFLMDCKVHQHGVTQAQIDCLITDQVHSPFTAILPRECISYIIIVAYHICHKDIESSNNILAACLSKLMRQNIIPNAMNVKGSLFCHPVHASVACHYSDRCWEIYQALCKANSIQPDQTLTARQFVWLLKDLCLYDSELTVSKVLEILSVDSPAIHDGIYSNLDLEMSFLEFFEALLGCAEVKGQIIQTDVQSQTDTSHWDDTALNITEWSSLRSTLPEEMEQRQSPVLAFKGLTK